DNA from Prionailurus bengalensis isolate Pbe53 chromosome X, Fcat_Pben_1.1_paternal_pri, whole genome shotgun sequence:
gaaataaataagtacatggaagccaatgaaaatgaaaacacaacagtccaatacctttgggatgcagcaaaggcaggcataagagggaagtatattgcaatccaggccttcctaaagaagggagAAATGTCTCAATTGCAGagcctaaccttatacctaatggagctggaaaaagaacggCAAATGAAGCCCAAAAACAGtagaggaataataaagattagagcataaatcaagaatattgaaatgagaaaaaagtagAATAGGTAAACAAACTAGGAGgtggctctttgaaagaattaacaaaattgataaacccctagccagacttattaaaaagaaaaaggagaggactcaaataaataaaatcacaaatgaaagaggagagatcacaaccaacaccacaaaaatacgtataagagaatattatgactATATGGTaatatatgctaacaaattgagcaatcttgaagaaatgaataaattcctagaaacatacaaactaccaaaattgaaacaggaagaaatagaaaacttgaacagactcataaccagcaaagaaattgaatcagtaatcaaaaaactccaaagaagagtccagggccagatggcttcccaggagaattccaccaaacatgtaaagaagagttaatacctattcttttgaaaatgttccaaaaatagaaatggaaggaaaacttccatactctttctatgaggccagcattacttgcATTCCAAAAGCAggcaaagatcccactaaaaaaaagagaattacagatCAATTTCcttgataaacatggatgcaaaaagtctcaacaagatactagcaaatccaatccaaaagtacattaaaataattgttcaccaccatcaagtgagatttattcctgagttgcaggggtggttcaatatccacaaatcaatcaacgtcataaaccacattaataaaagaaaggataagaatcacctgatcctctcaacagatgcagtaAAAACATTTGACATAACACAGCATTTTTTCtagataaaaaccctcaagaatgtagggatagaaggaacatacgtcaacatcataaaggtcatatatgaaagacccacaactaatatcatcctcaatgaagaaaaactgagagctttccccttcaGGTCAGGAACATAACagagatgtccattctcaccactgttgttcaacatagtactggaagtcctagcctcagcaatcagacaacaaaaagcaataaaaggcatataaattggcaaagaagaagtcaaactttcactcttcacaggtgacatgatactctacatggagaacccaaaatattccagcaaaaaaactgttagaactaatgtATGAATTCAACAAAACAGCacgatataaaatcaatgtacattaatcagttgcatttctatacaccaataatgaagcagaagaaagagaaatcaaggaattaatcccatttacaattgcaacaagaacaataagatacctaggaataaacataaccaacgGGATAAAGGTCTGtacactgaaagctatagaaatcttatgaaataaactgaaaatttttaCAGAGcaagaacaatcctaaaatttgtatggaaccataaaagaccctgaatagacaaagtaatgttgaaaaagaaaaccaaagctggaggcctcacaattttggacttcaagctatattacaaagctgtaatcattaagacagtatggtagtgcacacaaacatacacatatatcaatgtaacagaataaagaacccaggaATAGACCAACAACTATATAGTTAGCTAATCTtcgataaagcaggaaagaatattgaatggaggaaagacagtctcttcaacaagtggtgttgggaaaactggacagaaacaagcagaagaatgaaactggactactttcttacaccatacacaaaaataaattaattaaaaatggatgaaagacctacatgtaagacaggaaatcatcaaaatcctagaggagaaaagaggaagaaacctTTTTGATTTCAgctgcaacttcttactagacatgtctctggaggcaaaggaaacaaaagcaaacatgaactattgggacctcatcaagacaaaattATTCTgggcagcaaaggaaacaattaacaaaactaaaaggtaaccaatggaatgggagaaggtatttgcaaatgaaatatctgataaagagttagtatccaaaatctataaagaacttatccaactcaatacccaagaaaaccaaataatccattgaataaatgagaagacatgaatagacacttttccaaagaagacatctacatggctaacagacacatgaaaagatgctcaacatcactcatcatcaaggaaatactaatcaaaatacaatgagatatcacctcacacctgccagaatggctaacattaacaatgcaggaaacaacagatgttggtgaggatatggagaatggagaacacttttgcactgttggtggggacacaaactggtgcagccagtctggaaaacagtacggaggttcctcaaaaaaattaaaactagaactaccctatgacccagcaattgcagtactaggtatttatccaaaggatacaaaaatgcagattccaatgGGGTatttgcaccccaatgtttatagtagtacTTACTataaacaaaagccaaattatggaaagagcccaagcatccatcgactgatgaatgtataaagatgtgatataaatatacaatggaatattactcagtgattaATAAGAATGAAACTTCaccattcacaacaacatggatggaacagagcatattatgctaagtgaaataagtcagtcgaagaaagacaaatatatgatttcattcatatgtggaatttaagaaacacaacagatgaacatgggataaggtaaggaaaaataagataaaaacagagagggaggcaaactataagagacacttaaatatagagaaaaaactggggGTTTCTAGAGGGGAGattggggggggatgggctaaatgggtgacaggtattaaggagggcacttattgggctggacactgggtgttatatgtaagtgatgaatcactaaattctactcctgaatccaaTACTACagtatatgttagctaacttgaatttatattttaaaaaagtaaaaaataaatacaaaaatatccccTCCCATTATTactctgcaaatatttttatgagcaattattgaattttatcaatattttcttcatttgttgagACATTcatgttattttctccttttgtcttaTAATGAACAGAACATATTAATAAGTCTGAATATCTTGATTAatagattttctaaaattaaaactactTTGTATTCTGTGAATAAATCTAAATGGTCATaatatgtctttaaaaacaatgaaagcaaGAGGAGAGTGGAACaatgtatttaatgtaataaaatttaaactgtcaacctagaattctatatgcagtaaaaatatattggaaaaacaATGGTGAGATAAAGGTTCAGAAATACAAAACCTTAAAGACTAATCATTAAGAGACATtcactacaagaaatgttaaagaatgtttaaaagaaatgttaaactcCGCTGGGCAGTCAGCAAGAGATGGCAGAGAAATTTAAATCTACACAAAAGAATGACGAGTATCAGGAATTGAAACTTCATGGGTAAACATAAAgatgattttcttatttatgtaaaTGTCTTTGAGAGATAATTGACTGTTTTAATAACAGTGTATGGTGGAGTTTTAACATGCAGCAGTAAAATTGTATGCCAACCACAGAGGAAAGACTAAAAGGAGAGAAATGGTAGTATACTGTTGGTTTTTATGTGTTTAACTATTCTGAGATCCAGGGGGTATGGTcagttgttttactttttgtacCAAAAGCCTAGCACAGTGACCAGGCAAGTACACATATAACAGGCATTTAAACTGAGCTCATCATTTAAATGTGAACACAATGTGGCTGAAAGGGCTGCTGTGAGCCCCAGATCCAAAATTTGCTTCTTTGTTCTGTAtagaataaagaactcttataggAACCACTTCCCTGTGTTcttaaaaggaattaaattacACAGCTCTAACAGATTTTCGTTGAGAGTAGGGAATCTGAACACCAGTCAGGGGGACTGTGTGCCCCGTTGTGAACAGAGACAACaggtaaaagcaaaataaaccaaaCTCCCCATTCTTGTTGAGGACATTCGAACAtgatttaataataatttcaaaagaagGAAGCACAAGTGGAAAGATAGAGAGGGCCTATGGTGCTGACAGGCTACCAAGTCAAGGGAGGGACCTCTTTCCCAGAGGAGAGTCTGAAGCAGACCCACACCTGGGAAGATAGAGACAGGGATTGGTGTCAGCAGGAGAAAAGAGCCTGTGCAAAATCCTAAGAGGGGTGCTGGATTGGAGGGAGAATAGGCACTCCTGTGCTGAGAACGGAGAAACATGGGTACGTAGGAGGAAGTGTGTGCCTTGGGTGTATCTAGTTCAGGATAGTGGTCAATGAGGACTTAGGTAAACAAGAAAGGGGATAGTTAGGTGTGCTGGGGATGCAGAGGTTGGGAGGCCACAAGTTGTTGGCAGTGCTGGAAAGCCAGGCATCAAAACTAGCTTTCAGTGTATTGGACAGAACGGAGTCCACATCTATACACCTGTGCAGGAACATAAGGAAGTCTATTCCTGAGAAATAGTCTTCTAGCACAGAACATTCCCAGCTGGGCTGGGGAAGGGTAGGGAAGCCTAGTGTTCTGTGGCTGGGTGACAGGACCCACTGCCCTAAGGGGGAAGAAAGGGTGCTGAGTGGATAGGACTGGGTTCATAGTCCTCATTTCCACCACACTACTCTACCTTGCTCACATTTGTGGAGTGGATTTGTGTGGAAGGTTTCAGTTGCAGTCAAAGGTTTCACCTAAAATTTTGACAACCATAGTCTACCAGTTAGATACAGAACACATCAAGGAGATTTTCCAGTGAGATACAGGACATATAGGATGGATTCATGGAATCCTAGCCTCCTGGGCTCAAAGTTGCCCCTAGCTGCTTGCTCTGTGTCATGAGTAACTTTAGTTACTGCAGAGCTGCCAGCTGCCTGAAACAAGGTTAGCAGAGGTAAGTGTTGAGTATTGGTGGATGCATGCTCAGCCTTGACAAGGATGCCAGGAGCAGAGTATAAAAAAGTAACCCAAAAGGCATATATTATGCCTGTACTCAACCAGAAATCCACCTATCAGAGGAATTTTTccatgtttcctttaaaaaaagtatacatatatatatgaaacatatgtatacattgatatatatgtatatatatccagtTGATAGAGGGGGCCATTCATCAACTCAAAAGGTGGAGCCTGCCCCCTGCCTGAGCCTTCCACTTCCATAGATGAAACCCATAGTTCTCCAACTGCTCATGTAACTTCAGAATTCCCATGGGAAACTATGGGAATAGTTCCTTCCTTCCGAGGAAACGTGGTCGGTCTGTCACAAGGTTTCCCCAGCCCATTCATGTTCCTTGTCCTGCATTGGGGCCCACACCTCCTCATCAGTTGAACAAGAAAAAGTGCCATCTTTACAGCTTTTCCATCCACCTTGCAAACATCTGCACCTTGGGCCAGTCCTGTATCCCAGACAGAATCTGATGGCAACACAGGCCAGTCATCATGGCCACAGGACATCCGCTCCTTCTATGCCAAGGCCTCAGAAGCCCTGGAAGGCAGTCCGAGCCAGGGACACCATTTGGACAACGTTCAAGTGTGTCCATGCCCAGCCCTTTATCTGCAGAGTCTGAGATGATTAGTCCCAGGGCTTTCTCCTTCTGATTTCGCCCTCCTTGCCACTGCACACTTCCTTCCACTGCTCTTGGATGTTCCTGGCCCTTCTCAGCCATCATTCCTCGGCTCACTAACCCCTCACTCACATAGCCCCGCCCTCTATGTGGGGTTGCACTGCACCCAGAGGGAAAGTCCCCAGCCTCCAGCAGGCATCCTGACAGCTTCCAGCCCCAGGACCCTGGCAAGGATGCACTAGATAATGCTATAATGCTAGAGTAATCCAGAGATGTCGCTCACCTGAATGACGCAGGGAGCCAAGTGTACTCTTCCTGACAGAGGTAGGGGGACTCTAAGGCAGCGGGGTGTCTGGCATGGTGCTGGTCCATTCATCCAATAGACCTGCCCTGTCAGACCACCCTGAAACTTCCAGCTAGTGATAATGATTCAGAGATTTCCCCAGCCTGTTCATGTTCTTTGTCCCAGGTCCCTCTacctccccaccttctctccttcTGGCCCCTTTGCCCCTAAGCTAGACTCTAGAGTCAGAGCCCCAactgccagcctgcctgggggTTCCCTGGACTTGGTTTTGTACTCCTTTTCTCTCATGGACTGTGGCAATCGCTTTCCGCTGGATGTTCTCAATGCCCCTCACTAGCTGAGGGTGTCCTGTCTGGTTCCCTCCCCCGGCTCCTGGTCACTCTGGCCAAAtccttctttctcaaagtaaagGGGAAATATCTTGTTGGTATTGCATAATCTCAAATCATTTGCAATTTTTATGAGAATACAGATCTGTATAGCATTTTTGGAATAAAATTTCAGacgtatttataaaatgttaaactgTCCACACCCTTTCCACTTTAACCCGATGTCTATGTTAGTATGTATATGTCAttagaaaacaatgttttctaatgtttacccAGCCATTCGTATTCAAAGATGTTGTTTTCAGTTCATTAATCATAGGACACAGAGAAAACCACTTACATctccaccaggaaaaaaaaaatgtttatgttattaattgtggtatatacatacttTAACACTCCAGGGAGTAGTTTCAAAAGTGAGGTGGATCTATATGTGCTGTCACGGGAATATCCTGCGTCCATTTTATTAAGTAACAAAAGCTAGTGGCAGAACAATATGTCCACTCTTACCTATTACGTTGAAGAAAAACGATATATTCTGACAGCATACTATTGAAAACCGTAGTCACCTTTAAATAACACACACTAGATTGTTAGTCGTGGGGACTTCTGAGGAGAAGGCTGAACTGTGGAAGATCTTTGAAAAGGGAACATTGTGACTTACCTGTATTTTTAGAGTTTTTTGGAAGCGGGAAGATATGCACTACTACCTTTGTACTTGAAATTTCCATGTAAGTCTAACAACAGAAAAGCAGCCATGTCAAAGTAACTGCTAACTGATGCAACAGACAAACCCTGACACTTGAAGGGCTAGCACAACAAAAGTGCATGCTGGTGCACGTAAATTCTGATACAGTTTGGCAGGGGCCCTCCGCTTTTCCTAGACCCTGGAGAGCCAGGTTGCTTTCATCTTGTGGCTCCCCTATCTCAACATGGGGTGGCCATGGTGAATCAAGGGAGACAGCAAGGAGCTGACATACTGACATACTGACATACTGGCTCTGAGATGCCTGGATGTGACGAACGATGCTTCTGCTCACGTCTCCGTGGCAAAGGTCATCACGTGACCCTTCCCAACTACAAGTGGACTGGAAATGCAGGGTCCCCTGTGTccaggaaggaaagcaaagacaAGGTATGGATGAGCATTGAAATTTCTCCCACATATCgctacacagtaggtgctcaaccaAAGGCAACTATCATAATTTGTTAGGACAACCGACTTTATTGCTCGGAGGAGTAATCTGAGGTGAGATTTGCCttggttttctttgaattttcaagTGCCTACCACATGACAGATACTTTCAAATAGAGAACCACATCTGATGTTAAGAGGATCCTGTACCTCTCAGCAGGAAGTGTTCACCTTCTTCACTCAATAGTACTTTTCTGCATTGCCTGCAGAAAATCCCTGCATTGCCATCTGTAATCACAATAGGCGAggatttcctccttctttttgaaACATGGGTAAAGTCTGAACCTGTGAGTCTCTGCTACCCTCCACGTGACTAAACTTGCCTGAACGCCTTACCTGCACAGGTGCCATTAGGCTCACTGGCCGCCAGGGCTTTTCCGTGGGGCAGGTACCAGACAAGAGGCAGTGGGAGGatggttctttctttctggttcaATTTGGCCTAATATGTCCACCGAGGAACCATTTTTTACCACCCAGGAGCATTCCAGGGATTTTAGGAATTTGACTTCAGTGGATGTTTGCTCATCTACCACTTGTGATGAAGCATTACTGTCTGACCACCTAAATCAGCTCCTTCATCTGAATATGTGTTCCGTTCCCAGcttcaaataagaaaatcattGAAGTCCTACTGCAAACACCGGGGTGGCTTCAAATATCCGCTGTGTAACATTGGGGTTAATCCCCAAGTCCCTGTAGGTTATAGGTGCAATGAGACATTCCTCACAGCCCATTGGGAAAACAGAGAGTGTATGGAAGACTCCCTGGGGAGGGATGAACAGATGTCTTAAGGTCACAGTCCACGTCCCGCTTCCCATCAAAAGGGCTTTAGCTGTCAGAGGGGTGGGAGGGTAAGCTCCAGGAGAGCCAGGGAacctgggcagggaggaggcatgCTCTGTGTCATGGGAGGGCATGAAGCCCTTGTGCAGCCAGGAGAGGAGGCGGTGGCGATGAGCTGGCCAGCAGGCCAGGTTCCAGAGTTGGACAGGAGGGCACATGTGGGAAGACCAGGGGCTGTCATGGGGGAAAGTGTTGGGACTGGAAAGAAACGGCGGCACCTAACAGAGTCTGCTGTGGACAAGACTCGGAAAATCCCCAAGTTGTGTTTGACTCTTCTTGTCACCTTTCTTCCTTAGGCCTGTTTTTACTACCTGGGCCTCGGGGTCCTACTTTATGTCACCTGGGAAACACCATGGGAGCGAGAAGAGAAACGTAGGAGTCAGACGGTCGGCCACaggctggggtgggtgggaacAGCGTGGGCTCTCCATGAATTCAGACCAGGGGTCCGGTTTCTGCCCTGTCACTTACTAGCCGTGTGATCCTGGGAAAACGACCAAGCCCTGTGGGACTCAggttcttcatctgtgaagtaAGTGGGTTTCATAAGCCCCATCTTGCAGGACTGCAGGGATGTATGTGATGTATGGAAAGCACCTCGCACTGTGCCGGGCACATATCGGCACTGTGATGAATGGCAGTTGTTTCTAATGTTGTTTTGATCCCAGACCCTTCTACTCTCTCCTCTgggatattttttgttttccaggtCATGCTAGAGAATATGCAGCTCAACAGAACATGGAACAGCTAATAAGCCAAAGAGGGTGCTTCATAAATAAAACtcagtccattttctttttttaatttttaaaacatgttttatttatttttgagagagagggacagagcacgagcaggggagggacagagaggaaggagacacagaaactgaagcaggctccaggctctgagctgtcatcagatgcttaactgactgagccgcccagggtcCCCACAGTCCATTTTCTAAATAGGGGATATACGTGGGATATATGAGAATATGTGTGGAATGTAGGCGTGGGGGAGTCGTCCCAGCTGGATACAGCACAAAGCTGCTAGAATTTGAATCAAAGACcaacttcctccctccttccacatGCTCTTCCATCCAAACCActactttcattcatttctcccaCACCAAAACCTAGACCTGGCTTGCAGCTGTCTAAGGACACTGAAGATAATCAAATGAAAACATCTTTATAATGCACTTGGTTCTGGTTTTCCATGGCCAGGAACAACAGTGTCCGTCTAGAGCCTTCTGGGCTCGACTTTAAAGGAATATTATTGCATTTCTCCAGAAATCCTTGCAGATGATGGGTAGAAAACACCTAGTCCGTGCACTGTGCTCAACTACACCGGGACAAGAGTGCAGGACACTTTCACTTCCTGACCCAGGAGGAGATTTCTTTGGTTTGTCCATGATCCAAAAGGAACTTCTCAGAGCAATTATCTACTTGAGATTTTGCTCACACCCCTAAGGGACACCATCTGTGGGCCTGGCCACTGTCAACATCCAGTTTCATTGTGATCAGCTGCACAGAAGGCATCACACTGACCAGAGACACCAAGCCAGCCTGGCTCAGGATGTCTCCATTGTAGGGCTCCCCCTGGAGCCACACTGCCTCACCCTCCTTTGATTTGTTCTGCTCCTCTTAGGGgacccttccctgccttcccactGGGACTGTCGCTGCTAGACAGTCACCTATGGGTGGGACGTGTCCTGCCTCTCCTAGTGTCCTCACTGCCAACACAGGGCCCTTCCGAGCGTGAGCAGAGCTCAGCGAACGTCCGGCCACAAATGTCCCAGTGAGCTGGGGACCTCTGCTCAGATCgagtgtctcctcctttcttggAGACCCAAGCAAAGGCAGGCACACATCTCTATGTCCCTTGTCCAGAATGACAGATGACAAGGGACAAGAAGCAAGAACgaacatcttttatttctccatgtCCTGAAACCATCCGTTTACTGCCAAGGTCTTCACGTTTGCAAGACATCCCTGTCTGTGCCCAGCCCAGGCACCGCGATTCCCTTCTGGATCCCGAACGAGGACGGAAGGGTTCCCAGCTCGTTGCACCAAACGGCACAACTCTGACTCTTGAACACCTGTGGCGTGGGTGCCGCTCCCACACTGAGCCCGAAGCTCACGAAACCTTCTATGACAAGGAACAACATCTGAAAACTTCCTCGAGGAAACAAAGATCGATTTCCGAGGCCACGTAGACAGAGAACAAGAACCCACCCAAACGTGCGCTTGGCCCCGCTTTCCCCCAAGCCGCCCTGGCCCTCCACTACTCACAACGCCCAGCGCCCGCTCTGCTCGCACTCGCAGGGGAGAAGTGGCCTGGCTTCGTGTCCCGCAGGAGAAGCTGCTCGACCCCAGGTGGGAACGGGCCCGGCTGCCCCTCGGGCTCAGGCCCGCTCTTCCTCATGGCTCACAGCGTCTTCGGACAGACACGGAGACCCGGGCTGCCTGCTGTTGACCGCGAGGATGTGCTGCAGCACTTGCACGCCGCTGGTTTCTGCGTGGGCCCTGGGACCCCACAGGAACTCGTAGCGTGCGGGCTCGCTGCCGGGCACCTGCCGGTACTCCAGGTACCCTTCCTGCACCCAGACTTCGGTCAGCAGCTCCCTGGGCTCCCCATAGAATACGTGCTCCCTGCCGGCATACACCCCCATGACCCCCAGCGCTTCCCACACCGCCTCCTCAGGGGCACGGTCGTCCTCCAGGAGGATCACCCATAGGACCAGCACCAGGAGGCTGGTCTTGGGCATGCCGTCCCTACCACTCGGCGTCCCATCGCAGCTGAGGCCCAGGATGCTGACCAGGACGTAGGAGCGCTCGCGGGGGTCCACTTCCTTCACGTCGACTCCAAAGACCAGCTGCAGATACTCGCAGGCTCGGCGGAAGATCACGGGGAAGCGGTCCTGGTCATCTTGGCTAACCGCCGCCAGCATCTCCGCCCGTGTGGTCGGCTGCTTGGTGCGACACTTGAGGAGCAGAAGCAGCACCAGGCCAGCCACCTTCACGCAGAGCGCATCTGGGAGCGAGGCCTGGGCCCCTGCCGGGGCCCCCCAGGTGCTCGACCCCTCCTCATCGGGGCTGCTGGAGCCCTGGTGGGACTGGCTCCCCGAAGCGCCTGCCatggcactgggggaggggcaggagctcCGAGGGCTCTGGGGAGGACTCGGGGACCCGGCAGCAGCAGACCCCTCCTCCAGGGGGACCAGAATGAggacagagcaggaggaggacagggaggaaggagaggaggaggaggaggaggaggaggaaggagatgggtatcccccctcctcctcctctgctttctcctcctccaactcctcctcttcctccgactccacctcctccacctccacctccaactCCACCTCCAACTCCAACTCCTCCTCTTCCAACTCCTCTTCCTCcaactccacctcctccacctcaacctccacctcctccacctccacctccacctccaaatccacttcttccacctcctcctcctcctccgccttctcctccttcaactccacctcctccacctcctcctcctcctccaaatccacctcctcctcctcctccaaatccacctcctccacctcctccacctcctccttcttcaactccacctcctccttcttcaactccacctcctccacctccctgtcCTCAGGCTCTGGCAGCGGTGCATCCCATGGCAGCGGGAcctctcttggctcctccttcAGCTTGCAGAACACACTGCTCTCACCCAGGGGCATGATGGTCGCCAGACCCTGAAGACAGAAGAGGGGTGGCTCCTCAGGGGGAGGCCCAGCCCACCCAGACCCCGAGCTCCCAGGCCTGAGAGCGGGGCCGCGTGGGGGTTGGGGGCCGAGGGGTCCCCTCTGGGGTGGGATGGGCGAGCCCCCGGCCCCACGCGCGGAGCACGCACCTCGCCTGGACAACCGACTGGCACGCGGCCGCGCCTCCTCTGCTCTGTGAGCTCAGGACTCCTGCCTCAGACCAAGGCCTCAACTGCAGAGCTCGCAGAGCCCCCGGAAGAGGGAGGGAGCGCCTCAGGGTCTCAGGGTGGGTGCAGACCGCGAGCATCGTcccgggcccccaccccccactgcggCCAGGAGATTCTGGCCAGGACTCTGGGCGGCCCCGCCccgggagcccccaccccccccaccccccatccagcCTGGGCCTGCCCCTTCTGGGCCTCCGCTGACAGCCAGAGCGGACCCGAGC
Protein-coding regions in this window:
- the LOC122477390 gene encoding melanoma-associated antigen 9-like: MAGASGSQSHQGSSSPDEEGSSTWGAPAGAQASLPDALCVKVAGLVLLLLLKCRTKQPTTRAEMLAAVSQDDQDRFPVIFRRACEYLQLVFGVDVKEVDPRERSYVLVSILGLSCDGTPSGRDGMPKTSLLVLVLWVILLEDDRAPEEAVWEALGVMGVYAGREHVFYGEPRELLTEVWVQEGYLEYRQVPGSEPARYEFLWGPRAHAETSGVQVLQHILAVNSRQPGSPCLSEDAVSHEEERA